The proteins below are encoded in one region of Megalops cyprinoides isolate fMegCyp1 chromosome 14, fMegCyp1.pri, whole genome shotgun sequence:
- the itgb6 gene encoding integrin beta-6 — protein MGIVLLSLILLYRVGNVQGTCSVGSAMTCDECLRLGPHCGWCTQENFTDSFSVSERCDTPLALELKGCAGEFVEFPVTQIHEDDPTGRTEGATNYTQITPQRVSLKMRPGSEVTFQIQIQQTKDYPVDIYYLMDLSASMFDDLENIKLLGSTLSKEMTKLTSKIRLGFGSFVEKPVLPFIKITPADLDNPCRGVDQTCLPTFGYRHMLPLTSSAEKFNEIVAKQRVSANLDLLECGFDAIMQAAVCGEKIGWRNDSMHLVVFVSDADSHFGMDSKMAGIVIPNDGECHLDSNNEYSKATTLEYPTLGQLIDKLVENNILLIFAVTENQKTNYENYANLIPGATVGVLQSDSGNILELIVTAYKELRSEIDLEVLGNTEDLQISFTAICHDGTPVPGQKRCSNVKVGDTVSFNVTVELSDCLSEPRRFSIKPVGFQDALEVELESLCRCGCHQRAEPNSSLCGGGRGSLECGTCVCGPGYTGPRCECAEGNAPRGDCRPRPGAESCSGQGECFCGQCVCHPSSFGRIYGAHCECDDFSCLRFRGKLCGGHGDCDCGECVCHSGWSGEYCNCSSSTDACVSTDGELCSGRGKCVCGRCVCSIPGASGDTCEKCPTCGDTCSSSRACVECHLQAKEAPEECQHKCSSPHTVVNQTTDYDESQSILCTLKSENECMISFGVVVGDQGNTVYNLKLSDCPEPPNIPMIMLGVSLSILTIGVILLVIWKMLVSVHDRKEVAKFEAERAKARWQTGTNPLFRSSTSTFQNVTYKSAAKQKVDISMNSY, from the exons ATGGGGATTGTTCTACTCAGTCTAATTCTTCTGTACAGAGTGGGCAATGTGCAAG GTACTTGTTCCGTCGGGAGCGCGATGACCTGCGATGAGTGTCTGCGACTGGGTCCTCACTGCGGCTGGTGTACGCAGGAG AATTTCACCGACTCCTTTTCGGTGAGCGAGCGATGTGACACGCCGCTGGCCCTGGAGCTGAAAGGGTGCGCAGGGGAATTCGTGGAGTTCCCGGTCACTCAGATCCACGAGGATGACCCCACGGGAAGGACGGAGGGCGCTACCAACTACACCCAAATCACGCCGCAGAGAGTGTCACTCAAAATGCGACCAG GCAGCGAGGTCACGttccaaatccaaatccagCAAACCAAGGACTACCCAGTGGACATTTACTACCTGATGGACCTGTCCGCCTCCATGTTCGATGACCTGGAGAACATCAAGCTCCTGGGGTCCACTCTCTCCAAGGAGATGACCAAACTGACCAGCAAAATTCGGCTGGGCTTTGGATCGTTTGTGGAGAAACCCGTGCTGCCTTTTATTAAGATCACACCTGCAGACCTGGACAACCCTTGCAG AGGCGTGGATCAGACCTGTCTGCCCACGTTCGGGTACCGGCACATGCTGCCCCTCACCAGCAGTGCGGAGAAGTTCAACGAGATCGTGGCCAAGCAGCGGGTGTCGGCCAACCTGGACCTGCTGGAGTGCGGCTTCGACGCCATCATGCAGGCTGCTGTCTGCGGG GAAAAAATTGGCTGGAGGAACGACTCCATGCACCTGGTGGTGTTCGTCAGCGATGCCGACTCGCACTTCGGGATGGACAGCAAAATGGCCGGCATCGTCATCCCCAATGACGGCGAGTGTCACCTGGACAGCAACAACGAGTACTCTAAGGCCACCACCCTG GAGTATCCAACACTTGGGCAGCTTATTGACAAGCTGGTGGAGAATAACATCCTTCTGATATTTGCAGTGACTGAAAACCAGAAAACTAACTATGAG AATTATGCTAATCTCATTCCTGGCGCCACCGTTGGAGTTCTCCAGTCAGACTCAGGGAACATCCTTGAACTGATCGTGACTGCTTACAAA GAGCTGCGGTCGGAGATTGACCTGGAGGTCCTGGGGAACACAGAGGACCTTCAGATCTCCTTCACAGCCATCTGCCACGACGGAACCCCCGTTCCTGGACAGAAACGCTGCTCCAACGTCAAAGTCGGGGACACG GTGTCCTTCAATGTGACAGTGGAGCTGTCAGACTGCCTATCCGAGCCGCGGCGGTTCTCCATCAAGCCTGTGGGCTTCCAGGACGcgctggaggtggagctggagtcGCTGTGCCGCTGTGGCTGCCACCAGCGGGCGGAGCCGAACAGCAGTCTGTGCGGCGGGGGACGGGGCTCGCTGGAGTGCGGGACGTGCGTGTGTGGGCCGGGGTACACGGGCCCCCGCTGCGAGTGCGCGGAGGGAAACGCCCCGCGGGGCGACTGCCGGCCCCGCCCGGGGGCGGAGTCCTGCAGCGGCCAGGGAGAGTGCTTCTGCGGCCAGTGCGTGTGCCACCCCTCCAGCTTCGGCCGCATCTACGGCGCCCACTGCGAGTGTGACGACTTCTCCTGCCTGCGCTTCCGCGGCAAGCTCTGCGGAG gtcaCGGGGACTGTGactgtggtgagtgtgtgtgtcacagtggcTGGTCGGGAGAGTACTgtaactgcagcagcagcacggaCGCGTGTGTGTCCACGGATGGTGAGCTCTGCAGCGGCcggggaaagtgtgtgtgcggcaggtgtgtgtgctccaTCCCCGGGGCCTCGGGAGACACCTGCGAGAAGTGTCCCACCTGCGGAgacacctgcagctcctccag GGCGTGTGTTGAGTGTCATCTCCAAGCCAAGGAGGCTCCTGAGGAGTGTCAGCACAAGTGCAGCTCCCCACACACGGTGGTCAACCAAACCACAG ACTATGATGAAAGCCAGTCGATCCTCTGCACGCTGAAGAGCGAGAATGAATGCATGATTTCGTTTGGTGTTGTGGTCGGGGACCAAGGAAACACTGTCTATAACCTCAAGCTATCTG ACTGCCCTGAGCCTCCCAACATACCAATGATCATGCTGGGAGTGTCGCTGTCCATCCTGACCATCGGCGTCATCCTGCTGGTTATCTGGAAGATGCTGGTGTCTGTCCACGACCGCAAGGAGGTGGCCAAATTCGAGGCAGAGCGGGCTAAGGCCCGGTGGCAGACG GGCACAAACCCGCTGTTCAGAAGCTCAACCTCAACGTTTCAAAATGTCACATACAAGAGTGCTGCGAAACAAAAAGTGGACATTTCAATGAACAGttactga